The Cottoperca gobio chromosome 22, fCotGob3.1, whole genome shotgun sequence genome contains a region encoding:
- the ctsl.1 gene encoding cathepsin L.1 translates to MKLLLVVAAALAVASCASISLEDLEFHAWKLEFARSYNSPAEEAQRREIWLSNRRLVLVHNIMADQGIKSYHLGMTYFADMENEEYRRLISQGCLGSFNASLPRHGSAFLRQPEGADLPNSVDWRDKGYVTDVKDQKQCGSCWAFSTTGSLEGQHFRKSGKLVSLSEQQLVDCSSDYGNEGCNGGLMDNAFKYIKANGGIDTEDSYPYEAEDGKCRYNPATIGATCTGYVDVKQGDEDALKEAVATVGPVSVAIDASHVSFQLYHSGLYNEPECSSSELDHGVLAVGYGSDNGQDYWLVKNSWGLGWGDKGYIMMTRDKHNQCGIATASSYPLV, encoded by the exons ATGAAACTGTTGCTGGTTGTTGCTGCCGCTCTGGCCGTGGCCAGCTGTGCTAGCATCTCTCTGGAAGACCTGGAGTTCCATGCCTGGAAACTCGAGTTTG CAAGGTCCTACAACTCTCCGGCAGAGGAGGCTCAACGCAGGGAAATCTGGCTCAGCAACCGCAGACTGGTGCTGGTGCACAACATCATGGCCGATCAGGGCATCAAGTCTTACCACCTCGGCATGACCTACTTTGCTGACATG GAAAATGAAGAGTACAGACGCCTGATTTCCCAGGGCTGCCTCGGCTCCTTCAACGCTTCTCTGCCTCGCCACGGCTCTGCTTTCCTCCGCCAGCCTGAAGGAGCTGATCTGCCCAACAGTGTTGACTGGAGGGACAAGGGATATGTCACTGATGTCAAGGATCAGAAGCAGTGTGGCTCCTGCTGGGCCTTCAGCACA ACTGGCTCGCTGGAGGGTCAGCACTTCAGGAAGTCCGGGAAGCTGGTGTCTCTGAGTGAGCAGCAGCTGGTTGACTGCTCCAGCGACTATGGCAACGAGGGATGCAATGGAGGCCTGATGGACAACGCCTTCAAGTACATTAAAGCCAACGGAGGGATTGACACAGAGGACTCCTACCCTTATGAGGCTGAG GATGGTAAGTGCCGTTACAACCCCGCCACTATTGGTGCCACATGCACTGGCTACGTTGATGTGAAACAAGGCGATGAAGATGCCCTGAAGGAAGCTGTGGCCACCGTCGGACCTGTGTCTGTGGCCATTGATGCTTCTCATGTGTCCTTCCAGTTGTACCACTCAG GACTGTACAATGAGCCAGAGTGCAGCAGCTCAGAGTTGGACCACGGCGTGCTGGCTGTGGGTTACGGCAGTGACAATGGACAAGACTACTGGCTGGTCAAGAACAG cTGGGGTCTAGGATGGGGAGACAAGGGATACATCATGATGACCAGGGACAAACACAACCAGTGTGGCATTGCTACTGCATCCAGCTACCCGCTGGTCTGA